The Hemibagrus wyckioides isolate EC202008001 linkage group LG15, SWU_Hwy_1.0, whole genome shotgun sequence genome window below encodes:
- the naa10 gene encoding N-alpha-acetyltransferase 10 isoform X3: MNIRNARPEDLMNMQHCNLLCLPENYQMKYYFYHGLSWPQLSYIAEDENGKIVGYVLAKMEEDPDDVPHGHITSLAVKRSHRRLGLAQKLMDQASRAMIENFNAKYVSLHVRKSNRAALHLYSNTLKFQISEVEPKYYADGEDAYAMKRNLTQMADEVCSEMPVTTRRPQELTFQEP; the protein is encoded by the exons ATGAATATTCGCAATGCGAGG ccaGAGGATCTGATGAACATGCAGCACTGCAACCTGCTGTGTCTTCCAGAAAATTACCAAATGAAGTACTACTTCTACCATGGACTGTCTTGGCCACAG CTGTCCTATATAGCTGAGGACGAGAATGGAAAGATAGTTGGATATGTTCTGGCCAAAAt GGAGGAGGATCCAGATGATGTGCCTCATGGACACATTACATCATTA GCAGTTAAGCGTTCCCACAGAAGACTTGGTCTGGCTCAGAAATTAATGGACCAGGCCAGTCGAGCCATGATTGAGAACTTTAATGCCAAATATGTATCTCTTCATGTTAGAAAAAG caaTCGGGCAGCCCTTCATTTGtactccaacacactcaaatTTCA AATAAGTGAGGTGGAGCCAAAATATTATGCAGATGGTGAAGACGCATATGCAATGAAGAGGAACCTTACACAGATGGCAGATGAGGTATGTTCT GAAATGCCAGTGACTACAAGAAGGCCACAAGAATTGACCTTCCAGGAGCCATAA
- the naa10 gene encoding N-alpha-acetyltransferase 10 isoform X4, with protein sequence MNIRNARPEDLMNMQHCNLLCLPENYQMKYYFYHGLSWPQLSYIAEDENGKIVGYVLAKMEEDPDDVPHGHITSLAVKRSHRRLGLAQKLMDQASRAMIENFNAKYVSLHVRKSNRAALHLYSNTLKFQISEVEPKYYADGEDAYAMKRNLTQMADEEMPVTTRRPQELTFQEP encoded by the exons ATGAATATTCGCAATGCGAGG ccaGAGGATCTGATGAACATGCAGCACTGCAACCTGCTGTGTCTTCCAGAAAATTACCAAATGAAGTACTACTTCTACCATGGACTGTCTTGGCCACAG CTGTCCTATATAGCTGAGGACGAGAATGGAAAGATAGTTGGATATGTTCTGGCCAAAAt GGAGGAGGATCCAGATGATGTGCCTCATGGACACATTACATCATTA GCAGTTAAGCGTTCCCACAGAAGACTTGGTCTGGCTCAGAAATTAATGGACCAGGCCAGTCGAGCCATGATTGAGAACTTTAATGCCAAATATGTATCTCTTCATGTTAGAAAAAG caaTCGGGCAGCCCTTCATTTGtactccaacacactcaaatTTCA AATAAGTGAGGTGGAGCCAAAATATTATGCAGATGGTGAAGACGCATATGCAATGAAGAGGAACCTTACACAGATGGCAGATGAG GAAATGCCAGTGACTACAAGAAGGCCACAAGAATTGACCTTCCAGGAGCCATAA